The following are encoded in a window of Risungbinella massiliensis genomic DNA:
- a CDS encoding 6-phospho-beta-glucosidase, with protein MTSQGLKIVTIGGGSSYTPEFVEGLIKRFKELPVRELWLVDIEAGREKLDIVGNLAKRMVEKAGIPMEIHLTLNRREALVGADFVTTQMRVGLLDARILDERIPLQHGIIGQETNGAGGLFKGLRTIPVLLEIAKDIQELCPNAWLINFTNPAGMVTEAMLRYSEHKKIVGVCNLPIHTRISIAKLLDVELHRLRIDFAGLNHLVYGLHIWVDEVEVTEKVIHLLSLPENQVSMRNIAPIPWQADFLKSLGILLCPYHRYYYKTKEILVEELISFEKGTTRAEVVKRLEEELFELYRDPNLTIKPPQLEQRGGAYYSDAACNLISSIYNDKQDIQTLNVQNNGAITGIPDESAVEVNCIVTKDGPKPIHVGELPVEVNGLVQQIKSFERVASEAAVTGSYEKALLAMTINPLVPSDKVAKAVLDEMLTAHQTYLPQFFAKEC; from the coding sequence ATGACTTCACAGGGTCTAAAAATCGTTACCATAGGTGGTGGTTCTAGCTATACACCAGAATTTGTGGAAGGACTAATCAAACGTTTTAAGGAGCTACCAGTTCGTGAGCTTTGGCTCGTTGATATCGAAGCTGGTAGAGAAAAACTGGACATTGTAGGGAATCTAGCAAAACGAATGGTAGAAAAAGCTGGGATCCCAATGGAGATTCATTTGACGTTAAACCGTCGTGAAGCCTTAGTTGGGGCAGATTTTGTTACAACTCAGATGCGAGTTGGATTACTAGATGCTCGTATATTAGATGAACGAATTCCGTTACAGCATGGGATTATCGGACAAGAAACCAATGGAGCAGGCGGACTGTTTAAAGGATTACGTACGATCCCTGTTTTACTGGAAATCGCAAAAGATATACAAGAACTCTGTCCGAATGCTTGGCTGATTAACTTCACCAATCCTGCTGGTATGGTAACTGAAGCTATGTTGCGTTATAGCGAACATAAAAAAATCGTTGGAGTATGCAATCTTCCGATCCATACCAGAATATCGATCGCCAAACTTTTAGACGTTGAATTACATCGTCTCCGCATCGATTTTGCTGGATTGAACCACTTAGTCTATGGATTACACATTTGGGTGGATGAAGTAGAAGTAACCGAAAAAGTGATTCATCTACTTTCTCTACCAGAAAATCAAGTCTCAATGCGAAACATCGCACCAATCCCATGGCAAGCCGACTTTTTGAAGTCACTGGGCATTCTGCTCTGTCCATATCATCGCTATTACTACAAAACAAAAGAGATTCTAGTTGAAGAACTAATTTCGTTTGAAAAAGGAACGACTCGGGCAGAGGTAGTGAAACGATTGGAAGAGGAGCTATTTGAACTTTATCGAGATCCAAATCTTACTATCAAGCCGCCCCAACTTGAACAACGTGGTGGAGCTTATTATAGTGATGCGGCTTGTAACTTGATCTCCTCGATCTATAACGACAAGCAAGATATACAAACCCTCAATGTACAAAATAACGGAGCCATTACAGGAATTCCTGATGAGTCTGCGGTAGAAGTAAACTGTATTGTCACAAAAGATGGCCCCAAACCAATCCATGTCGGAGAGCTGCCTGTAGAGGTGAACGGTCTTGTCCAACAGATCAAATCGTTCGAACGAGTTGCCTCTGAAGCGGCAGTGACTGGTTCATATGAGAAAGCATTACTCGCAATGACAATCAATCCACTAGTCCCAAGTGATAAGGTAGCAAAAGCAGTCTTAGATGAGATGCTTACAGCACATCAGACGTATCTACCCCAATTTTTTGCAAAGGAGTGCTAG
- a CDS encoding DUF871 domain-containing protein, which translates to MANQFGISIYPEHSTVEQDLAYISLAAKHGFKRIFTCLLSVEGEKEEILTRFKQTIAHANQLGMQVIVDIAPRVFDRLGISYQDLSFFHEMGAYGIRLDLGFTGLEESIMTFNPYDLKIEVNMNSGTTYIQNILSHRPNKENLIGSHNFYPHRYSGLSYDHFLKCSKTFHDLGIRTAAFVNAQSASFGPWPVTEGLCSLEMHRELPITTQAKHLIQTGLIDDVIIANAYASESELQALGELTVAPVTFDITLSEQITTLEKKIVLEEPHFYRGDVSDYMIRSTQSRVKYKAEDFPPTHTPDIRRGDILIENELYGQYKGELQIALKDMKNSGKTNVVGRIVEEEIFLLDTLQPWDKFRFQVKRP; encoded by the coding sequence ATGGCCAATCAATTCGGTATCTCCATCTACCCAGAACATTCAACAGTAGAACAAGATCTAGCCTATATCTCTCTGGCAGCAAAGCATGGCTTCAAACGGATTTTTACTTGCTTACTATCTGTTGAAGGGGAAAAAGAAGAAATCTTAACTCGCTTCAAACAAACAATAGCTCATGCCAACCAATTAGGAATGCAAGTAATCGTGGATATTGCACCACGAGTTTTTGATCGGCTCGGAATCTCCTACCAAGATCTCTCCTTTTTTCATGAGATGGGTGCTTATGGAATACGTCTAGACCTAGGATTTACTGGGCTCGAAGAATCGATTATGACGTTTAATCCTTATGATCTCAAAATCGAAGTAAACATGAACTCTGGTACCACCTACATCCAAAATATCCTTTCCCACCGCCCTAACAAGGAGAATCTGATCGGATCACATAACTTTTATCCACATCGCTATTCTGGACTCTCCTACGATCATTTCCTAAAATGTAGCAAAACCTTTCATGACCTAGGAATCCGTACGGCTGCCTTTGTCAATGCTCAAAGCGCTTCCTTTGGTCCTTGGCCAGTGACAGAAGGACTTTGCTCCTTGGAGATGCATCGTGAGCTACCGATCACCACTCAGGCCAAACATCTTATCCAAACAGGACTGATTGATGATGTAATTATTGCCAATGCCTATGCTTCGGAATCCGAACTACAAGCGCTTGGGGAACTAACTGTTGCTCCAGTGACCTTTGATATTACGCTTTCGGAGCAAATCACTACATTGGAGAAAAAAATCGTTCTAGAAGAGCCTCATTTTTATCGGGGAGATGTTTCAGATTACATGATTCGTTCTACCCAAAGCCGAGTCAAATATAAAGCCGAAGACTTCCCACCAACGCACACTCCTGACATTCGCCGAGGGGATATTCTCATTGAAAACGAACTTTATGGTCAATACAAAGGCGAACTCCAAATTGCCCTTAAGGACATGAAAAATTCAGGGAAAACGAACGTGGTAGGTCGTATCGTCGAGGAAGAAATTTTCTTACTAGATACACTGCAACCTTGGGATAAATTCCGTTTCCAGGTAAAACGACCTTGA
- the anmK gene encoding anhydro-N-acetylmuramic acid kinase AnmK, giving the protein MYVIGLMSGTSLDGVDAALVEITGSGKETKLQTIGFQTYPLPSALRDKIVQAISPTNSTSPQLNSLNFELGYWFADAVKQLCHDLNFPLEKVDLIGSHGQTIYHQPFPEADMIPSTLQLGEPSIIAYETGVCVISNFRTMDMAAGGQGAPLVPYTEYLLYRHPIKSRLLQNIGGIGNVTVLRANTSLDEITAFDTGPGNMIIDEVTSQLFATSYDPGGQFAATGTVKAEIVEYGMSHPFIKQVPPKSTGREVFGYQWTTELISRFVHHTKEDILASVTMLTAQSIADNYREFIFPTLSIDEVILGGGGSYNKTLVKMIRDLLQHDCHVWIQEDLGFSSSAKEAIAFAVLANETIHGNPSNAPKATGAKEHVILGNITTPYPLSIATLIQQRQK; this is encoded by the coding sequence ATGTATGTGATCGGATTGATGTCTGGTACTTCCTTAGATGGGGTAGATGCTGCACTAGTGGAGATCACCGGTTCAGGCAAAGAGACAAAACTTCAAACTATTGGCTTTCAGACTTATCCGCTACCGTCCGCATTGCGAGATAAAATCGTCCAAGCGATCTCTCCAACCAATAGCACTTCTCCACAACTCAATAGCCTTAACTTTGAGCTAGGTTACTGGTTCGCAGATGCGGTTAAGCAACTTTGCCATGATCTGAATTTTCCATTGGAAAAAGTAGATTTGATCGGATCTCATGGACAAACCATTTATCATCAACCATTTCCTGAAGCAGACATGATTCCTTCGACACTGCAACTAGGGGAACCATCCATCATCGCTTATGAGACTGGAGTATGTGTTATTTCCAATTTCCGTACAATGGACATGGCAGCAGGCGGGCAAGGAGCCCCACTCGTCCCTTATACAGAGTATTTGCTTTATCGACATCCAATCAAAAGCCGTCTCTTGCAAAATATTGGAGGCATTGGCAATGTGACCGTTCTGCGTGCGAACACTTCTCTTGATGAGATTACCGCTTTTGATACAGGCCCTGGGAATATGATAATAGACGAAGTTACCTCTCAACTATTTGCAACCTCCTATGATCCAGGCGGACAGTTTGCTGCTACTGGAACGGTAAAAGCGGAGATCGTCGAATATGGCATGTCCCATCCATTCATCAAACAAGTACCACCTAAATCTACAGGACGGGAAGTCTTTGGTTACCAATGGACGACGGAGCTTATCTCTCGCTTTGTCCATCACACCAAAGAAGATATTCTCGCTTCCGTGACCATGTTAACCGCCCAGTCAATCGCAGATAACTATCGAGAGTTTATCTTTCCTACATTATCGATAGATGAGGTAATTCTAGGTGGTGGGGGGAGTTACAATAAGACACTTGTAAAGATGATCCGAGATCTCTTGCAACATGACTGCCATGTATGGATCCAAGAAGATTTGGGCTTCTCCTCCAGTGCCAAAGAAGCGATTGCTTTTGCTGTATTGGCAAACGAGACAATACACGGCAACCCGAGCAATGCTCCCAAAGCAACTGGGGCGAAAGAGCATGTCATTTTAGGAAATATCACCACTCCCTATCCTCTATCGATCGCAACGCTTATCCAACAGCGGCAAAAATGA
- a CDS encoding PTS sugar transporter subunit IIB, with product MKVLFVCSAGMSSAIVVNALKKEAEKHGQLMEVLAVATSEVELELQNGWDIVMVAPQVRHRLDQIKKIAEAHNIPCDAIPPQAYTPLGGPLLFKKLQELLQK from the coding sequence ATGAAAGTATTGTTTGTATGTTCTGCTGGCATGTCCAGCGCCATTGTTGTAAACGCTCTCAAAAAAGAGGCCGAAAAACATGGACAACTGATGGAAGTTCTCGCAGTAGCTACTTCCGAAGTGGAATTAGAACTTCAAAATGGTTGGGATATTGTGATGGTCGCTCCACAAGTCCGCCATCGTCTAGATCAAATTAAAAAGATTGCGGAAGCTCACAATATTCCTTGCGATGCGATTCCACCACAAGCTTATACTCCACTTGGTGGCCCACTTCTTTTTAAAAAACTACAAGAACTCCTTCAAAAATAA
- a CDS encoding PTS sugar transporter subunit IIC, translated as MKKFIDFLEKYLSGPMARLSEQRHLQAIRDGVISSLPFIIIGSIFLIIAFPPVPEGSTIALWAKENAANILIPYRVTFFIMSLYIAFGVGYNLAKSYKLDPLSGGQIATAALLLTIVPMSIEEAGWVLPMKNLGGHGLFVTMLVAILSVEIMRLCKKYNLMIKMPEQVPASLLRSFEALIPVGLVVGIMTVFTVVLGLDLHVLVDKLVAPLITAGDSLPGVLIPVFLITFFWAFGIHGVSIVGTVARPVWEIYLAKNAEAVASGSSQLPHVAPETLYQWFIWIGGSGATLGLVLAMIFFAKSKYLKALSRTSIVPSIFNINEPIIFGTPIVLNPILIIPFVIIPLITATIAYLATALGYVHPTYILVPWTLPAPIGAFLATGGDWKAIVLVVINVAISFSIYLPFLKMYDRTLVQQEQEETKAA; from the coding sequence ATGAAAAAATTCATTGACTTTTTAGAAAAATATTTATCCGGTCCAATGGCTCGTCTATCCGAACAGCGTCACCTGCAAGCCATCCGGGATGGCGTTATTTCTTCCCTGCCATTTATTATCATTGGTAGTATCTTTTTAATTATCGCTTTCCCTCCTGTTCCGGAAGGTAGCACGATTGCACTGTGGGCAAAAGAAAACGCTGCCAACATTCTGATTCCTTACCGCGTAACATTTTTCATCATGTCCTTATACATTGCTTTTGGGGTTGGATATAACTTGGCGAAAAGTTATAAGCTAGACCCACTTTCTGGCGGACAGATCGCTACCGCTGCACTCCTCCTTACGATCGTTCCAATGAGTATTGAAGAAGCCGGTTGGGTTCTACCAATGAAAAACCTTGGTGGTCATGGTCTGTTTGTAACCATGTTAGTAGCAATTCTCTCTGTTGAGATCATGCGCTTATGTAAAAAGTATAACCTTATGATCAAAATGCCAGAACAGGTTCCTGCATCTCTCCTTCGTTCATTTGAAGCATTGATCCCAGTTGGTCTTGTAGTGGGAATCATGACCGTATTCACTGTTGTTCTCGGTTTAGACCTACATGTATTGGTGGATAAACTGGTTGCTCCACTCATTACCGCTGGAGATTCATTACCAGGTGTTTTAATCCCTGTTTTCTTAATCACCTTTTTCTGGGCTTTTGGAATCCATGGTGTTTCTATCGTTGGTACCGTAGCTCGTCCAGTATGGGAAATCTATCTAGCGAAAAACGCAGAAGCAGTAGCATCTGGTTCCAGTCAATTGCCACACGTTGCTCCGGAAACGCTTTATCAATGGTTTATCTGGATCGGTGGATCTGGAGCTACGCTCGGACTTGTACTAGCGATGATCTTCTTTGCAAAATCGAAATATTTGAAAGCGCTTAGCCGTACTTCCATCGTTCCAAGTATTTTTAACATTAACGAACCAATCATCTTCGGTACTCCTATCGTACTGAATCCAATACTCATCATTCCATTTGTTATCATCCCACTGATCACTGCCACGATTGCTTACTTAGCAACTGCTCTTGGTTATGTTCATCCAACTTATATCTTGGTTCCTTGGACATTACCTGCTCCAATTGGTGCATTCTTGGCTACAGGTGGAGATTGGAAAGCGATCGTCTTGGTCGTAATCAACGTCGCAATCTCATTCTCAATCTATCTTCCTTTCCTCAAAATGTACGATCGCACTTTGGTGCAACAAGAACAAGAAGAGACAAAAGCAGCTTAA
- a CDS encoding N-acetylglucosamine kinase: MYLIGVDGGGTKTEAVAYDLEGNMLSSATSGFGNILIDYEKASRHIIEVIQQTQQLLPEAHCVAIYLGLAGIEGSDQKKALEALLVKTFSCTIQIVNDAVIAHAALLQGKDGILTIAGTGSVSLGKRGNTYTMAGGWGHLIGDEGSGYWIAMEAIRQMVQHEDIGTPASKLSLAILDQLQLTKVQEIKQFVYAATKDEIASLVPIVVKMARVGEPTSQGILEIASRHLAETTWYLAQKLSWNGHLTVAIKGSVLEKIPEVRQAFQTHLHRHHSQLSLLSIPVSSTKGALYLYQNTHPKDDSI; the protein is encoded by the coding sequence ATGTATCTAATTGGCGTAGATGGAGGCGGTACCAAAACAGAAGCAGTAGCCTATGATTTAGAAGGTAATATGCTCTCTAGTGCTACCAGTGGCTTTGGCAACATATTAATAGATTATGAGAAAGCCAGTCGGCACATTATTGAGGTAATCCAACAAACACAACAACTACTACCTGAGGCTCATTGTGTTGCGATCTATCTTGGTCTGGCAGGAATCGAGGGAAGCGATCAAAAAAAAGCACTTGAGGCACTACTAGTTAAAACATTTTCCTGTACCATTCAGATCGTCAACGATGCTGTCATCGCACACGCTGCCCTCTTACAAGGGAAAGACGGCATCCTAACCATCGCTGGAACAGGCTCAGTATCTCTTGGCAAGCGAGGCAATACCTATACGATGGCTGGAGGCTGGGGGCATTTGATCGGGGATGAGGGCAGTGGCTACTGGATTGCAATGGAAGCAATTCGACAGATGGTTCAACATGAAGACATCGGAACACCTGCTAGCAAACTCTCCCTTGCCATCTTGGATCAACTCCAATTAACCAAGGTTCAAGAGATCAAACAATTCGTCTATGCTGCTACCAAAGATGAAATCGCTAGTCTAGTCCCAATTGTCGTCAAAATGGCTCGTGTGGGCGAACCCACATCTCAAGGTATTTTGGAAATAGCAAGTCGACATCTTGCGGAAACTACTTGGTATCTTGCCCAAAAACTATCATGGAATGGACATCTGACTGTGGCAATCAAAGGAAGTGTATTAGAAAAGATTCCAGAAGTACGACAGGCTTTCCAAACTCATCTGCATCGTCATCATTCCCAGCTCTCCCTATTATCAATACCAGTCTCCTCTACAAAAGGAGCACTTTATCTGTATCAAAACACCCATCCAAAAGACGACTCCATTTGA